The genomic stretch GCTCCAGACTGAGGAAGATAGGTACCTATCACTTTAATATTTTTATTTTTTAAATACTCTGAATGTTCTCTAGACCTAAAATAAGGATTTACTACATCCAAATCGGCTATATAAATTTCTTTATCTGTATTTTTCCTAATATACAAACTATAGTTAATAGAAAAAGTAGTTTTTCCAGATCCGTAATGACCGCATATTATTGTTACGCGATTATAGTATTTACTCATCAAATAATCCTAATAAATTTACCAATATAAAATATTTAATAATTTTTTCAAATTTTTTTTATATATAATAATTTATTAATTATAAAATTTATTCTCATAATGTCAAATTTAATATACCCAAAAATCACTATAAAAAATAAAAATTAGTGCTTGAAAATTCAAATAAAGCCGATATTATATAGTAAGATTGTATTTTACTATATTAATTAAAAACTAAAATGATTAGGAATAAGCTATGAAAAAATATATAATTATCTTGATATTTTTATTTGGCTGTTATCTGTTTCCGCAGTATGCTACAAACGATGCATATGTACCAAATAATAATAATAACACAGTAACAGAAGAAAATAATAATAATCAGGATAATAACAATACAGAATATATAACCAATGATGCAGTTATGGGAAGAAAGCCTGCTGTAATAAATACTCCTATAACTGGTTTTAAAAATATTAAACTTGGAGCAACAAGAGAAGACACTATAAATGCAATATTAGGCGACAACACTATGACTTTGCCTAAACAATATATGACTGGTACTGTAGATTTATCGGCTGAAGAAAGTGCTGATTTCTTAGCATTGGAAGAAAATAAATTCTACAAAAGCGGTTATTTTGTTTTTAAAGATGATTCGCTTTATTCAATAACTATAAATTTTCAGCCTAATCAGGTTGATTTTTTGGAGATTTTATCTGCATTAAATGCTAAATATACTAAAGGATCATTCCTAGATGCTAATACTGTTGCTTGGCAGAATGGAGATATAAGAATAATATTAGAAAGACCTAGCGTAGTTAAATATCTTAATATGAGCGATATTACAAGTACTTCGGATACGAGAATAAAAGAAAAAGAAGAGACTCCGCCTCAAAATATAAGGAAATCAATACTGGAAGGACTTTAATAAAAATGCATAAATATACATTAGTATTAATCATTACAATAATATTATTAATATCATCATGCAGCAATAATAATAAAGAAAATATACAGAAAAGAGTAGAAATTATTTTAAAAGATGATATAGACAGTATAGAAAATAGAGAAGTAATAGAATATGATGAAGATAAATTAAAACAGCTTGCTTTATCTTCTTTAAAAGAGTTCTATTCAATGCCTTACAATCAAGAAAATGTACGCATAGCTTATGAAAAATTCTATTCTGCAAACTATAAAGAAATATTAAGAAAAAGCAGAAATATAAAAAATGCTGATGAATATGTACAAAGTAATCCTTCACTTGATTTTGAATTTGAAACTAAAATAGATAAAGTATATGATATAAAATTAGACGGACAAAAAGCATATATTGATGCCGACTCTTCAGTATATGACAGAGTGGAAGATACTACTTCAAAAGCAAGACAAACTTTTATAATGTGCTATGAAAATAACAAATGGGTTATTTTATAAAAATTGTAATAGACTTAATTTAATGATAAAACAAATAAGAATTTATTAGAGCATTTAAAATATATTTTTATTACCAAATAATTATAAATATAGCTCTAAGAAAAGAAATAATGAAATGTTTTGATGAATATATAAATGCATATCTTCATTGAACAATATAAAAATCCAAGTTTATAAATCTAAAATTTTTGCTTATTTAGAAACAATAAAAAATACAATAAATATAATATATAAAGAAGAAAATAAAAATTATATTGATAAAGATACATTGTACATAGAAAATATTTATTTAAATGAATTAATAACTTTCTTATATAATGAAATTAAAATGATAAAAAATAATCATTAATCATACTCTATATTTTTCCGACACTATTAACATAATATTATACTATTTAACTAGGAGTTTACCTTGAAAGAGCCAATTATAGCGGGATTAGATGCAGGAAGTGCATCAGTAAAAACTGTCATTGCCCGTGTTAATGATGATAAATTAGATATTATAGGAATAGGTGAAAGTGAAAGCGAAGGCATCAAAAAAGGGGTAATAATCAATATAGATGCTGCTGCTAATGCCATAGAAAAATCTATCAATGAAGCCGAACATATGGCTGGCTTACAGGCTCCTGATATAATTGCGGCAATAGGCGGAGATCATATTAAAGGATTAAACAGCAAAGGCGTTATTGGGGTAAACACAAAAGATAAAGAAGTTACTCCTCTTGAAATTGACAGAGTTTTAGAAAGTGCTAAAAATATATTAATACCTGCTGACAGAGAAATAATAGAAGCTATAGAACAGGAATACTCGTTAGACGGACAAGATGAAATAAAAAATCCTATAGGTATGTCTGGTACAAGACTCGAAACCAAAGTGCATATTATAACAGGTCTTAAACATGTAAGTGAGCATCTTAGAAAAACTTTAAATAAAATGCGTTTTTCTGGAAAGGATTTTATAGTTAATATACGCGGAAGTGCTGAAGCATGCCTTACTGATGATGAAAAAGAATTAGGTGTTGTTGTATTTGATATAGGACATTCTACTACTTCTATGATGGTATATTTGGAAGGTTCTGTTTGGCATACTGCCGTTATACCTGTCGGAAGTCAGCATATTACTAATGATATAGCTGAAGGACTTAGAATAACAATACCTTCCGCTGAAAAATTAAAAAAAGATCATGGATTTGCTTTTATAGACATGGTAGGAGAAAAAGAAATTATTGAAGTACCTACTGCAAGCGGACAAATGCGTACTATACCTAAAAGAGTTTTAACTGAAATTATACAGCCTAGAGTGGAAGAAATATTCAGTTTATGCGGAAAAGAATTAAGCAAAATGAAATATATTGATTCTCTTTCTGCTGGAATGGTATTTACTGGAGGAGGAGCATTACTTCCTGGGCTTGTGGAGCTTGCTAAGGCTTATCAAACTGCTGTTAAAGGGGCAGCACCAATAACTGCAAGAATAGGTGTACCTGATAAAATAGAAGGTATAAGAGATATAGCAAATAATCCTGCCTACTCTGCTGTTGTTGGAATACTTATGATGAGTTTAGACGAAGCTACTCAGGTTAATGTACCTCATAAAAAAACTTCTGAAAAAGGTAAGTTTAAATTCAACTTTAAAAATCCTTTCTCTGAGTTTTTCAAATAATTTGAAATTTAATATATCAACATAATTAATATTATACCTCATATATAACTTATTGAGGTATAATATTTTATTATACCCAATAATCAGATATTCATAACTTTTATAATAAATATTATAATACTCAAAATCAACCATATACATTTTGACAAATTAAATCATTTTTAGTATAATTAAACTATGAAAGAGATTAACAGACTTAATGATTTATTTGTACGATACTTAATCGGTACTGAAGGCGATGAAGATATATTAGAAAATATTGTTAATGCCGTTTTAAACGATGCAGGCTTTGAATCTGTGAGTAATCTTGAAATTATAAATCCTTACAACTTACCTGAAAATGAAAATTTAAAAGAATCCATACTTGATGTTAAAGCAAAAACTAAAGATGGTAAGAAAGTGCTTGTTGAAATACAATTAGTAGGCAACAATAATTTTATAAAAAGGATATTATACTACATAGCTAAAAATATAGTTTCTGAATTAAAAGAAAGTGATTTATACATTAATATAAGCCAGATGATTAGTATTAGTTTTATAAATTTTAATTTAGATATTGGAAGTGAAGCTGATATAAAAAAGAACATAAATGTTTAACATTTGCTGATATTAACAATCCCAGCATTAGACTGGACGATTTCCAGATACATTTTATCGAAATTAAAAGATTTGAAGAAATATTAAAAAATGCTAGTACTAATGACTATAACAAAAATAAACTTTTATCTTGGATTGATTTTTTTACAACAAAAGATTTAGAAAAAGATATTAATAAACTTATAGGAGGTAATGATATAATGACTAAAGTTATAGATAAATATAAAAGATTTGTAGCCGATGAAAAAGAAATGTCTGCCTATAATGAAAGAGATACTTTTCTTTACGGACAGTCTGTAATGCTCCAGTATGAAAGAGAAGCAGGAAAAAAAGAAGGTATAGAAATAGGATTTCAGCAGGGTATAGAGAAAGGTATAGAACAGGGTATAGAAAAAGGTATAGAAAAAGGTGAAATAAATAAAGCAAAAGACATAGCATTAAATTTAAAAAATATGAATATGAGTAATGAAGATATAAGCAGAATAACAGGTTTAAGTATAGATGAAATAAAAAAATTATGAGCATCTGATAAGTTTACTTATCAGGTATTTTTATAGAATAATTTTTTATGTATAAATAAAGAAATAGAAGAACTACATTAAAATGTTATGTATTATTGCTGATAAGTCTTTTATAGTTAAATATAAATAAAAAAATTTAAATTTTACAAAATCATTATTGAAAAGTTTTTAATAAAAAATTAATTATACGGAGATTAGATTATGGGCTGTTTAGGAGTATTATTTGCTTTAAGCGATAAAGATTTAAATAAATTATTAAAAACTTCAAGACTTGAAAGACCTGATTTTGTTTGTGAATATTTAGAAGAAATATACTTTGAAAAGCATAGAAAATATATTTATGAACTTGATAAATCTTGGGACGCTATGCATAGATGTCTTTCTAATGATGGGCTTTTGGTATTTGGTGATGATAATTATCCTTTAGGCTCTGTAATAATGGGAGGCGATGTTTTATACGGAAATGGTGATGAAGAAGAGGATTATATTATCACATTAAAAAAAGCAAATGTAGTTAAAGATATAGCTCAAAAAATAGAAACTATAACAAAAGAACAGTTCAAAGAAAAGTATTTTAAAATAGATGAAAAAGGTTATGAGTATCCGTTAAATGATGAAGACTTTGAATATACTTGGGACTATTTTTACAGAAGTATAGAGTTTTGGAAAAATGCTTCTGAGTCAAACAGAGCTATGATATTTACAGCTGACCAATAAAATTATTATTAATAATGAATAAATATTTTATTTTTTTATTTTTTACTATTTATATAAATGCTTTTTCAATTATGGCTGATGATATTTATAAATTAAGCGATTTAAAATATAAAGGCTATGACATACACAGAGAAAACTCTGATATAATAGGTTTTCATAAAGATGAATATAATTACAATTTATTTTTAGAAGATAATAATTTTGACACTAATAATTTATATATAGAAACATTTGATAAAGATGCAGATATTGAATTAAAAATAACTGCAAATCAAAATCAAAAATACAATATAAAAATTTTAGAAATAAATATAATGAAATTAGGGCATATATTAAGCACATATAAAATCAATATATACCCTACTCTATTCAATATAGAAATCACAGACGGATATAATAATTATAAACCTATAAAAGAAAACAAATTGCTCCTAATACAAATACCAAAAAATATTTATGACAGTATAAATGAAAAAAATATAAACTCATTTCTAAAAATAAACTTCTTTTTTAATGGCAGTAAAAAAATAAAACATTATAAAGAAAAAAATAATTATAAAACTTTTGATATAGAGCTTTTCAGCAGATATCCTTATTATTTTAATATTTAT from Brachyspira murdochii DSM 12563 encodes the following:
- a CDS encoding YfbM family protein, with protein sequence MGCLGVLFALSDKDLNKLLKTSRLERPDFVCEYLEEIYFEKHRKYIYELDKSWDAMHRCLSNDGLLVFGDDNYPLGSVIMGGDVLYGNGDEEEDYIITLKKANVVKDIAQKIETITKEQFKEKYFKIDEKGYEYPLNDEDFEYTWDYFYRSIEFWKNASESNRAMIFTADQ
- the ftsA gene encoding cell division protein FtsA codes for the protein MKEPIIAGLDAGSASVKTVIARVNDDKLDIIGIGESESEGIKKGVIINIDAAANAIEKSINEAEHMAGLQAPDIIAAIGGDHIKGLNSKGVIGVNTKDKEVTPLEIDRVLESAKNILIPADREIIEAIEQEYSLDGQDEIKNPIGMSGTRLETKVHIITGLKHVSEHLRKTLNKMRFSGKDFIVNIRGSAEACLTDDEKELGVVVFDIGHSTTSMMVYLEGSVWHTAVIPVGSQHITNDIAEGLRITIPSAEKLKKDHGFAFIDMVGEKEIIEVPTASGQMRTIPKRVLTEIIQPRVEEIFSLCGKELSKMKYIDSLSAGMVFTGGGALLPGLVELAKAYQTAVKGAAPITARIGVPDKIEGIRDIANNPAYSAVVGILMMSLDEATQVNVPHKKTSEKGKFKFNFKNPFSEFFK